TTAAACGGCCAATCTGGGCCTTCGCCTTCAAGACCGTTTCATGAGAGCGGTTCAGGTCATCAAAATGAGTGATCAGAGCCTCCAGGCGAGGGGCCACTTCGAAGGCCTCCAGCATGTGCTCCCGTACAAAGGAGGTCAGATTGCCAATGGACTTCATAGAGACGGTCTGGTGAAAGAGATCCAGGGCCTGCTCGTTCTGCAAGCCGAAACGACGGCGGAAGGCGGCACTGTAGGGAGGGAAATTATCATAGGGAGGCTCCGTGTGATCCAGGCCTCTGAGCTGTTTTTTTAGGGTATTGATGTCCCCTCCAAAGCCGGAGAAATGCTCTTTGATGCTGAGCTCGTCGTCGGAAACAAGGTAGAGCCGGGAAGGTTGAGACCCGCTGTCCTTCTGCCAGAAGACCTGTGCGAGGGTCACCACCTGGTTAAAACCCTCATTGCGGAACAGCCCTAAAAGGACCGAAAAGCTGCTGCGGTCCCGCAGAGGAACAGGTTTGGCCGCATGGCCCTCATCGCTGCGCTCTGACTTGTAGTAGCCCATCACATAGGAGCGGAGGGATCGCTCCTTCTTCTCCGCCCCGGCGGCCTTGTTGTAGCGGATCTTACCGGGAGGAACCAAGAGGGTTGTCACCGCATCCACCAGGGTGGACTTTCCCGACCCGATGTCTCCCGTGAGCAGTCCATTATCCCCCCGCAGTGGGAATTCCCACACCGTATTATGAAAGGTCCCCCAGTTGTAGAGCTCCAGCTTATCCAGGCGGAATCCAGCCTTGCCGTCGTCGTCTGAAAACTCCAAAAAGTCATTCTGACCGTTCATTCCGCCTCCTCCTCAGAGTCGTTGTCATCAGAATCATCCCCCGCGGGATCCTTCACACCAGAGTGGGAAGCATACTCCTCGAGCTTCAGATCAAGCTCATTCAGCCACTGGGCGTCCACAAAGGCTTTTAGAATCCGCTTGATCTCCACCTTTTGTTTCTCATCCCCCAAAAAGCGTAGAAAGCCCATGTCCAGGACCTTTTTCATGTAACCCTCGACCTTGCGGACAAACTGTACCTCGTTTATCCCCGCCGGAAAATAAACCGCCATCATATCAACAATTTCCTGTCTATCCAGAATGATCCTGACCTCCCCGCTCCCCGCGTCGTGTTCGGCCATCTTCCGCCGCAAGAGGGCCAACAGCAGGCTCACCGGATAGGAGAGGGGTCGTCTGCTGATCAGCCGGGGTAGACCTTCCTCATCCTCGCCCTCCTTGTTTTTCAGATAGGCGAATCCTTCATCCTCGAAAATCACCAGATCCAGGGCCATGCGGGCCAGGTAGTCACTCAGCTCTCCCTGATACTGTAAAAGCTGCTGCCATCGGGCGGGGTTATCCTCACGGCTGATCACCGATTTCATCAGGCTGATCAGGAGAACAGAGAAAAGGGTTTCATTGTCCTGTGTGTCCATTGTTTGTCCTGTTAAAAAGTATGCGGGGGATGCTAGCGCTGCGGAGAATCCCCTCCCGGTCGGTCCAGCGGATCTCTTCCTTTATCTTATCATCAATGATGGCCGACAGGCTGTCTTCAGCAATGGAGAGATAGGCCACCAGTTCAGCCAAACCCTCTTCCAGGGGATGCTGGACAAGTATGTCTCCCAGGGACGCCTGGTCCTGTTTCTGTACAAACCGGCGAATATTGCCCTTTAACCGCTTCTTGTCTACCACCACCTGGTTAAAGAGAACCTCATCGTCCAAAACCGTCATGTCCGCCGCCTCAAAATGGGCGGTCAGTTCATGGGAGAGGGGCGGGGAAAACAGGGGGTGTTCCATGGGCAGACGGACCTCCGGTCGAAACCCGTTCATGGACAGAAACACACCCTCGGGACTCGCACCCCGGATCTTCAGAGCCTTCTGTTCGATGCCGTCCAGGAGCCGGCTGATCCTCCGGTTCTCGTAAAAACTCTTATCATCTAAGAAACGGCGGAGCTGCTGGCTGAGGCGGGCCACGGTCCGCTGGGTCTGCTCTCCTGCCAGCATCCAGTCAAAGTGTATCCTCTTAAACCTCTCCGATTCTTCCAGATCCTTAACAGCATCAAGGGCACAAACCGCATCCAAAAGATCAGACAACTCCTCCTGACTGACCGAGGACATCAAAAACCCCCAGAAGGCGGAAAAGCTCTGCCCCTCGTCTGAACCGGAGATGGTATCCCGCTCTCCCAGCAGTATCTTGAGGAGGCTGCTTTTATCCCCGGTCCAGGAGGCAATTTTCTCCCTGGTGTCCCGGTCCAGATCACGGAAGTTCTGTTCCACCGCCCTGAAATCGCTTAAGAGCTCCCCCGACTGACGCTGAAACTGAAGGAAACGCTCCCGTACCTCACGATCGGTCAACAGAGGGATATACCCCTCTCTCACACGGCGGATCTCCTCATCGATCTTCTGTTTTTCCTCCTCCAGCCTGGCTACCCGGGACTCCTCGTCCTCTTCCATGCCATTGACGATCTGCTTGAGCAGTTCGATGCTGGAAAACAGGCGGCTTTCGGTTCCGATGAAGGCCCGCTCAAAGAGCTCTCTCATCCACTGCAGAGCCTTTTCACTGGCAGGAGTCAGGTCAAAATGGGGTTCATCCCTGCCGGGGGGGTAGAATTTCCTGAGCCAGCCCCTGTCGTTCCGGCTCCACTCGCTTAGATATTCAGAGGCACTCCGGGGAAAGCGGTCTTCCGACTCCATCTCCCTCAGGGAGTAGAGGTAGTCCTCCAGGAGCATCAGGATTTCGGGCTCACTGATCTGCCGGATCTTTACATCCGAAAAAACCTTATCCAAAAAGCCCGCGATAAGAGGACTGTTCTCGGCCGCCATCAGGCGCCAGGCGGGGTGACTTTTCCTCATGTGTTTCAGTTCAAAATAATCCAGGGCCATAGGCATCACATTCTACCAGAACTCTTGATTTCATGAAAGAACTTCAGAATTGACAAATCAGACCTGTTGCCCCAGTCATCACAACAGGATATTCTCCTACTCATGAAATCAATGAGAGCTGCTTTTAACTCAACGCGTATAGAACGGTACGGGCTCTTTCTTCTGGTAATGATGCTCTTCGGCCTGGGTGGCGGACTCTTTAGAGGGGTCCAGGACAACTACCTGGCCTTCCTGGGAATCGATGAGGCCGGACGGGGAGTGGTCGAGTTTTTCAGGGAACTCCCGGGACTCCTCCTCTTCCTCCTATTAGCCCTCTTATACAAAATGGCTGAACGTTACATCATCCGCCTGGCCCTGGGATTTTCGGTCGCAGGTATGCTTGGATTTCTGGCCATCGGCACAGGGATCGTACCCGCCGTTTTCTGTCTGACCCTCTGGAGCCTGGGAGAACACCTCATCATGCCGGTACGCCAGTCCTATGCCATTCACTCCGCCGAACCCGGCAAGGAAGGCATGGCCATCGGTTTTCTCCGGGGAGTCGTAAATGCAGGTCAGGTGGTCGGCCTGGCTCTGGTTCCACTTATCTTTCTCTTGCCCCAGGTGCAGAGAGACAGGGATGCCGGTGGCCGACTGGGTTTCGTCATCGTCTTTACGGCGGTGGGCTTTATGATCCTTCTGGCACTGACCGCCGCCTTCGGCATGGTGCAGTCCCAGGGCAAGCTGCAAAGAAAGAGGCTCTACTTTGACAGAAAATACAAAAAATACTACGGCTTGGAAATGTTTTATGGGGCCCGGAAACAGGTGTTTCTCACATTCGGCCCCTACCTTCTGATCCTCCATTACGGGGCTCAAACCGAATATCTGGCCAGCCTTTTAGGTATCTGCGCCCTGTTTAATATCTTCTTTACACCCCTGATCGGAAGGCTCATCGACCGATTGGGCTACAGAACCATCATGATCGGCGATACGGTGATCCTCTTCTTTGTCTGCCTCCTCTACGGCTTTGCCCACCGGATTTTCCCCAGGGAGGTCGCCATCTGGGTGGTGAGCATCAACTTTGTGATTGACTGGATTGTCTCTAACGCCAGCATGGCCGCCAGCGTCTATGTCAGCCGGATCAGCGAGGGCAAGGAGGAGATGACCGCCGCCCTGTCCACAGGGATCTCCATCAACCACCTCATCAGCGTGATCATCGCCTTTGGGGGCGGATTTCTCTGGAAATTCTTCGGTGTTGAGTGGCTCTTTATTCTGGCCGCTGTGATGGCCGTGGCAAACTCCCTCTTTGCCATGACCGTTCCCAGGGTACAAGCCCACAGCCTCAAAAACCCAGTTGAAGAGGCCGTTCCCGGGGTTTAGGAATTATAGATGACAGGCATCTTGCCCTTCCACTTGTTCCACAGAGGCTCCTCAGTGAACAGCTCCGCCATACAGTGAGCCACATTGATGCGGCCGGTCTTGCCCGGGTCAAAGAGGGCACTGCGAATGGGAGAGGGATGCAGGCTGTAGGCAGAGACCTCCCCTTGGTCAATGAGGGTATCCGGCCTGAGAACAGACCATTCGATCCTGCGTCTCTACGGTCGTTTCCAATACGGCCGTGCGTCTCTACTCCGTGGTGTTATTATCATTTCCCCAATTTGAAGGATTATTCTTTATGTATTGACGGATAAGGTTTAATTCATTTTCATCACGGATAATTCGGTCATGGAAACGAGGTTGCCATACCGGGATTCCTGGGGTATGACGTAATTCATTAATTGATTTTGTGGCCGATGATTTAAAACCAGCGACAAATGATGATATTGACCGGGGTAACCGTTTGATATTGATTCCATTCATTTTATCAACGATATCCGTATCGTCAATGCAATCCGTAGAGACGCACGGCCGTGCGTCTCTACGGTCGTTTCCAATACGGTCGTTTCCAATACGGTCGTTTCCAATACGGTCGTTTCCAACGTTCTTTTTAATTATAACAACACCATGAATATGATTCGGCATAATGCAATATTCATCACACAATAATTCTGCACGAATTTCAAATGATTTTAACCATTCGAATCCTACAATATTCCCTATTTCCGAGAGAACCATTCTACCCCGTGTAACATCCCCGAACAAACATTCCCTGCTTTTTGTACAAATGGTAATAAAATAATATCCCGGGGAAGAATAATCCCAGCCTTTCAACCGGGAGGACTCTATGCGATATTGATTTTTATACAGGGTCATGATTTATGCCTCTTGATCGTTGCGATGCACAGCCGTGGGTTTCTACTCTTTTTTTAATCTTTCTTCTCTTTAACACGGCATGGACGCCGGGCTTTTTGGGAAGCAGAGATTTTAAGATCACTCGCTCATTTATTGTAACATGTTTTTGAAAAGCATTGGTGCGGTATTGCCCATAGCTACTTTTATACACAATATACATATGACTCAGAGTCCCCATATTAATCCGTGAATGTGGATGCAAACAGCATAATTCAATTATCGCTGATAAACCTGATTAATACCCACTGCCCGGGCTGGTCACTCCGCTGCGCTGCGTTGCTCGCCCATGCGGCCCGGGAGTGCAGCGGCAGGCCCCCTTCCTGCCCGGCAGAGCGGCCGAGCGGAGCAGCCCTTAGGCCCTCAGCCGGAAAACTACCGTAGCGTGCGCAGGTAGAACCCAATAGATCTGCAGGAACCCTTAGGCCTAACCTGTTAATCACCGAGGCCCTTTGGCCTTAATAAAAGCAACACCGAAGCTCTAAATGAGCTTCGGTAGATTAAAAGCCCCAAACCTCGGTAGCCATCAATAATTAGCCTCGATAGCTATCTACAATCGACACGGCTGGCACAAGAAGGTTCCCGGTTAATAACATGGCCCTTACAAAAAATCATCAAGGCTCTAAACAAAGCAGGAAAGATTAGACTATTTTTAGACTCTCTGGTATTATCTTTGCCTATGAGCAAATATCCATTTAAAGACATCGAAGCCACATGGCAGAAATACTGGGAAGAGAATAAAACTTTCAAAGTCACTGAAGATCCTGCCTTCCCCAAGGACAAGCGAGCCTATGTCCTGGACATGTTCCCCTACCCTTCAGGAGCCGGCTTACACGTTGGCCACCCCGAAGGTTATACGGCCACCGACATTTACTGCCGGTATCTGAGAATGAACGGATTCAACGTTCTCCACCCCATGGGATTCGACTCCTTTGGTCTCCCCGCGGAAAACTACGCCATCAAGACGGGAACTCACCCGGCCATTACAACAGAAGCCAATATTCAGAACTTTCTGGTACAGATAAAGGCCCTCGGTTTTTCCTATGACTGGGACAGAAAGGTCTCGACCCATACAAGCGAGTACTACCACTGGACTCAGTGGATTTTTCTCAAACTCTTTAAGGCGGGACTGGCCTACGAGTCGGACATGCCGATCAACTGGTGTCCCGACTGTAAGACAGGCCTGGCCAACGAAGAAGTTCTGGATGGACGATGCGACCGCTGTGGTCATCAGGTGGAGCGGAAAAACCTGCGCCAGTGGGTGTTCAAGATCACAGAATACGCAGACAAGCTGCTGGAAGATCTGGATACCCTGGACTGGCCTGACTCGGTCAAGGCCATGCAGCGCAACTGGATCGGTCGCTCCGAGGGGGCCAATGTTATTTTCAAGACTGAAAAGACAGGGGACTCCATCGAGGTGTACACCACCCGTCCGGATACACTCTTCGGGGCGACCTATATGGTTCTGTCTCCCGAGCATACTCTGGTTGAAAAGATCACCACTCCCGAACACAAAGAGGCGGTAGAGGCCTATGTGGTCCAGGCCAATCTGAAGTCCGATATGGAAAGAACAGAACTGGCCAAGGATAAGACGGGTGTTTTCACGGGATCCTATGCTATCAATCCCCTGAACGGTGAAAAAATTCCTGTATGGGTGGCCGACTATGTTCTTATATCTTACGGATCGGGAGCCATCATGGCTGTTCCTGCCCATGACGAGAGAGACTGGGAGTTTGCTAAAAAGTTCAATCTGCCCATCATTGAAGTCCTCTCCGGCGGCAATGTGGAGGAAGAGGCTTATACCGGCGACGGTCCCCATGTGAACTCGGGTTTTCTGGACGGTCTGGGAAAAGAAGAGGCGATTAGCAAGGTCATTTCCTGGCTGGAAGAGAAAAGCATCGGTAAGGGTGCGGTCAACTATAAGCTCCGTGACTGGATTTTCAGCCGCCAGAGATACTGGGGTGAACCGATTCCCCTGGTCCACTGCGAAAAATGCGGGATTGTCCCCGTTCCCGAAGACCAGCTCCCCCTGGTCCTGCCTCCTACTGAAAACTTTGAACCCTCGGGCACGGGAGAATCTCCCCTGGCCAATATCACCGACTGGGTAAACTGTGAATGTCCCGAATGCGGTGGTCCTGGAAAACGGGAAACCAACACAATGCCCCAGTGGGCGGGAAGCTGCTGGTATTTCCTGCGCTACATTGACCCTCATAACAGCAAGGCCCTGGTGGGCAGGGAAGCCGAAGACTACTGGATGCCTGTGGACCTCTATGTAGGCGGTGCGGAACATGCTGTTCTTCACCTGCTCTATGCCCGTTTCTGGCACAAAGTTCTCTTTGACCTGGGAATTGTACAGACCAGCGAGCCCTTCCAGAGACTCATCAACCAGGGGATGATCACATCCTTTGCC
This is a stretch of genomic DNA from Oceanispirochaeta sp.. It encodes these proteins:
- a CDS encoding DUF4194 domain-containing protein → MDTQDNETLFSVLLISLMKSVISREDNPARWQQLLQYQGELSDYLARMALDLVIFEDEGFAYLKNKEGEDEEGLPRLISRRPLSYPVSLLLALLRRKMAEHDAGSGEVRIILDRQEIVDMMAVYFPAGINEVQFVRKVEGYMKKVLDMGFLRFLGDEKQKVEIKRILKAFVDAQWLNELDLKLEEYASHSGVKDPAGDDSDDNDSEEEAE
- a CDS encoding DUF3375 domain-containing protein, whose protein sequence is MPMALDYFELKHMRKSHPAWRLMAAENSPLIAGFLDKVFSDVKIRQISEPEILMLLEDYLYSLREMESEDRFPRSASEYLSEWSRNDRGWLRKFYPPGRDEPHFDLTPASEKALQWMRELFERAFIGTESRLFSSIELLKQIVNGMEEDEESRVARLEEEKQKIDEEIRRVREGYIPLLTDREVRERFLQFQRQSGELLSDFRAVEQNFRDLDRDTREKIASWTGDKSSLLKILLGERDTISGSDEGQSFSAFWGFLMSSVSQEELSDLLDAVCALDAVKDLEESERFKRIHFDWMLAGEQTQRTVARLSQQLRRFLDDKSFYENRRISRLLDGIEQKALKIRGASPEGVFLSMNGFRPEVRLPMEHPLFSPPLSHELTAHFEAADMTVLDDEVLFNQVVVDKKRLKGNIRRFVQKQDQASLGDILVQHPLEEGLAELVAYLSIAEDSLSAIIDDKIKEEIRWTDREGILRSASIPRILFNRTNNGHTGQ
- a CDS encoding MFS transporter, which gives rise to MKSMRAAFNSTRIERYGLFLLVMMLFGLGGGLFRGVQDNYLAFLGIDEAGRGVVEFFRELPGLLLFLLLALLYKMAERYIIRLALGFSVAGMLGFLAIGTGIVPAVFCLTLWSLGEHLIMPVRQSYAIHSAEPGKEGMAIGFLRGVVNAGQVVGLALVPLIFLLPQVQRDRDAGGRLGFVIVFTAVGFMILLALTAAFGMVQSQGKLQRKRLYFDRKYKKYYGLEMFYGARKQVFLTFGPYLLILHYGAQTEYLASLLGICALFNIFFTPLIGRLIDRLGYRTIMIGDTVILFFVCLLYGFAHRIFPREVAIWVVSINFVIDWIVSNASMAASVYVSRISEGKEEMTAALSTGISINHLISVIIAFGGGFLWKFFGVEWLFILAAVMAVANSLFAMTVPRVQAHSLKNPVEEAVPGV
- a CDS encoding transposase, whose product is MTLYKNQYRIESSRLKGWDYSSPGYYFITICTKSRECLFGDVTRGRMVLSEIGNIVGFEWLKSFEIRAELLCDEYCIMPNHIHGVVIIKKNVGNDRIGNDRIGNDRIGNDRRDARPCVSTDCIDDTDIVDKMNGINIKRLPRSISSFVAGFKSSATKSINELRHTPGIPVWQPRFHDRIIRDENELNLIRQYIKNNPSNWGNDNNTTE
- the leuS gene encoding leucine--tRNA ligase gives rise to the protein MSKYPFKDIEATWQKYWEENKTFKVTEDPAFPKDKRAYVLDMFPYPSGAGLHVGHPEGYTATDIYCRYLRMNGFNVLHPMGFDSFGLPAENYAIKTGTHPAITTEANIQNFLVQIKALGFSYDWDRKVSTHTSEYYHWTQWIFLKLFKAGLAYESDMPINWCPDCKTGLANEEVLDGRCDRCGHQVERKNLRQWVFKITEYADKLLEDLDTLDWPDSVKAMQRNWIGRSEGANVIFKTEKTGDSIEVYTTRPDTLFGATYMVLSPEHTLVEKITTPEHKEAVEAYVVQANLKSDMERTELAKDKTGVFTGSYAINPLNGEKIPVWVADYVLISYGSGAIMAVPAHDERDWEFAKKFNLPIIEVLSGGNVEEEAYTGDGPHVNSGFLDGLGKEEAISKVISWLEEKSIGKGAVNYKLRDWIFSRQRYWGEPIPLVHCEKCGIVPVPEDQLPLVLPPTENFEPSGTGESPLANITDWVNCECPECGGPGKRETNTMPQWAGSCWYFLRYIDPHNSKALVGREAEDYWMPVDLYVGGAEHAVLHLLYARFWHKVLFDLGIVQTSEPFQRLINQGMITSFAYQRKDKSLVATDLVDEKDGKFIEISTGEELSRVIAKMSKSLKNVINPDDIIQEFGADSMRMYEMFMGPLQVSKPWQTKGLVGVNRFLNRVWDIAEREISDEEPSKEMVKVLHKSIRKVTEDTRDLEFNTGIAQMMIFINEAYKLEKCFRKLWEPFVLLIAPYAPHLAEEMWKKLGKKNTLAFEPWPQWIKEFTKDDEKEIVVQINGKLRCKMILPAGTSPAEMKAAAHAQERVKELTEGKTIVKEIAVPDKLVNIVIR